The DNA segment TCTGCACTTCCTTCAGGTTAGTATGGATAACATTGACTTggcattatttattttaaacctACTTCACGGATTTCTGCAAGAAGGCTAGTTTTGATTGTAATATACTGATTTAATGTGGGGTATTTCACAATTTGTTAGGAGCTTGTATATTTGCTAAATTGTGTATGTTTATATTGCttctgttgcggaagccaaatgtatatagtgtgaatgagtcacaactactataccaaaaattatgacagtcaccaaataataaataagacaataaagcaacaataaaaggaacatcagaatttacgaggttcggccaattttgcctacttcctcggacacaaccaatattttattccactccaaaaatacaagtgaaataatactaaagagagaagatacaaatgccttaagaagataagaaggcaaatgagaggtgtatttaaatcctaaacattaggcctccttttataagggaaaaatcccaacaatttttttccccaaccgatgtgggagtttgccaaacttcaacaaatctccaccttggcaaaattccacattttcaattctctctcaataacaaattttggttgtgtcttcatcttcaatcttcagtgttcaacaatgttgatcaaatccaaacaatgttgaaacttgaccgcagtcaccacctttgtcagcatatcagcaggattctctgtagtatgaattttcttcaccgtgactccaccttcttctatgatttctcgtacgaaatgataccgaacatcaatgtgcttcgtccttgcatgataaacttggttcttcgctaattgaatagcactttgactatcacaaaaaattgtgatacctttttgttcaacaccaagctcctttagcaatccttgaagccaaattgcctccttcacagcctctgtaatagccatatactctgcctctgttgtagacaaagcaactgttgactgcaaagtagacttccaactaactggtgcctttgcaaaagtaaacacataaccagtagttgatcttcgtttgtccagatcacccgcaaaatctgagtcacaatatccaactacagactgattgtcttcctgctcaaaaactaacccgacatctacagtattatgaatataccgtagaatccacttcacagcttgccaatgctccttccctggattgtgcatatatctgctaataactccaacagcttgtgaaatgtcaggccttgtgcaaaccattgcatacatcaagctaccaacagcatttgcgtatggtacctttgacatatactctcgttcagcttcatccattggcgacatagtagtacttagcttaaaatggggagcaagtggagtactaactggcttagtcttgtcatctatgccaaaacgttgtagtactctcttcaaatattctttctgagataaacagagtttctttgaacgtctatctctaattatctccatgccaagaattttctttgcctcacccagatccttcatctcgaactccttcagttgagtcttcaacttatcaatttcttccgaattcttggaagctatcaacatatcatcaacatataggatacgatatataaaggaaccatctttaagcttgcgcaaatacacacaatgatcgtatttgcttctcttgtacccttgcttcaacataaacttgtcaaatcgcttgtaccattgtctagaagattgtttcaatctgtacaacgatttttcaattttgcacaccatattttcttttccagcaactttgaatccttctggctgagtcatgtagatttcctcctccaagtttccatgtaaaaagtttttacatccatctgaactagttccaaatccaattgtgctaccaaagccaacataattctaatggaggaatgttttacaacgggagaaaacacttcattgtaatcaatttcctccttttgagcatatcctttggccaccaatcttgctttgtagcgaacatcttcttggttaggaaatccttctttctttgcaaatacccatttgcacccaattgctttctttcccttcgggagattggccaatctccatgtatgattctgatgaagggactgtatttcatcattcatggcaatcctccacttatcttcttctgaactttggactgcgtctttataagtggtaggaacatcatcagctacaattgaggttgcacaagcaaccgtctctatgagacgaacaggtttcgttattgtcctttttggcctgctggttgctattgattcaagttgttgttgaggttcctgagttggaatctcctctactggctctccttccagaggataatcttcatttgtttcctcctctgcttcttgtgtaggaaaaataaattttccctcaaactccacctgcttagaagcaccttcattttgtttggtatcttctgttaccttatttaccatagcagattcatcaaaggtaacatccctgctgaatattactttctttgtcataggacaccataagcgatatcctttgactccagaagtaattcccataaaaatagccttctttgcccttggatccaattttgactctgtcacatgataatatgcagttgagccaaacacgtgcaaagagtcataatctacagcaggctttccataccatttttcaaatggtgtcttgccatcaatagcagcagatggtagacgattaatgaggtggcatgcatatgtaattgcctcagcccaaaattctttgcccaagccagcattggacaacatacaccgtaccttctccagcaaggtccggttcatacgttctgccactccattctgttgtggtgtatgtctaacagtgaagtgtcggacgatgccatcattttcacagaccttattgaaatgatcatttttgtattcacctccattgtctgtgcgaatacacttgatcctcctgcctgtttgattctccaccatcgtcttccatttgagaaaaattcccagcacttcatctttgtttttcattgtatacacccacactcttcgagaaaaatcatcaacaaaggttacaaaatagtgcttcccacccaatgaaggtgttttggaaggaccccaaacatcagagtgtacataatccaaaatgcctttagtattatggatcgctgtaccaaatttaacccttgtctgtttccctttgacacaatgctcacaaaactccaagttgcaagcctttactccttttaacaatccttgatctgatagagttttcaaggattttcctccagcatgtcccaagcgcatgtgccatagcttggttgcttctgcctctttgtcgtcactggatgttactgtcgctgtcccaataactgtactgccacgatagcggtacatattattattcttccgattagccttcattaccactagtgcaccggagcatactctcatcactccattttctgcaatgattttgaacccttttgattctagggctcccacagagatgagattcttcttcaaatccggtacatatcgaacatctgttaatgttctgatcattccatcatggttccttaatcgtattgaaccaatgccatatgaggtaagagggctgttatccgctgtgtggatgactccatattctccttcttgaaattccacgaaccagtccctgttgggacacatatgatagctacaagccgagtccatcaaccatatgtctgatgatgttgatgactctgttgtaactaatgagaagtctgaatcatcacaatcagctacatttgaatccataatggcctttccattgttatgtttggccttattcttcaacttcggacagtctttcttccagtgccctttttctcgacaaaaggcacattcatctttgctgggtctggatcttgacttggatcttcccttctttgtcctcgtttgattttgaggacgacccctcacaaacagtgcttctccttctccgcccttctgtttttctcgctttctttgttcatagctgtacaaagccgaacaaacttctctgagagaaatttcgtcatttccatggagtagagtagtttcaaggtgctcgtactcatcaggaagtgacgccaacaacatcaaggccaagtcaccatcatcataagttgtatccatattttgcaaatctgtgaccaacttattgaaactggtgatatgttcattcatcgtggtaccaggaacataggtgaagtgaaacagtctcttcttcatgtacaatttattttgactgtttttcttcaaaaatttatcctctagtgctttccataatttacttgcagaagtttcctttgtgtatggatatttctgctctctagcaaggtaggatcgaatggtaccgcaagcaacacggttgataattctccaatcttcttctccaataacatctggtttcttttcttcaatggccagatctagcccttgttgaaaaaggacatctagaacctcgccttgccacatcccaaaatgtccggacccgtcaaaaatttctaccgcaaatttcgcatttgacacaattcttgtcataagcgaagatgccaatgatgacgtattattgacacttgatgtagattcttcttgtttattgtctcctatctttgacacaaatattatttaatagctgacgacacaaatcaagattatttcctttctggtgtggaagattagactaagctgcaaccacagagcatactcagacagaaccttgactcagttaccaagataaatcttttctgatatGGAAGATGAGACTAtgttgcaaccacagagcatacttagacagtaccttgactctgataccaattgttgcggaagccaaatgtatatagtgtgaatgagtcacaactactataccaaaaattatgacagccaccaaataataaataagacaataaagcaacaataaaaggaacaccagaatttacgaggttcgaccaattttgcttactttctcggacacaaccaatattttattccactccaaaaatacaagtgaaataatactaaagagaagatacaaatgccttaagaagataagaagggaAATGAGAGGCGTATTTAAaacctaaacattaggcctccttttataaggGAAAAATTCCAACAATTTTTCCCCCCAACAGATGTGGGAGTTTGACAACTTCAACAGCTTCAAGAACCATGTTTGTGCAAATGATGTCAATAGTAGAATGAGAATTTACTTTGGCTTATTTGTCAAAATTTAGGGAAGAATCGGTTGTCCTGGAATTCCCAGAAATGACAAGCTCAACAAGGCGAGACCACTGGCTTGCTCTAATAAAGGAGGTTATATTTTTACATCGGTTTTTACGGAAGTTTAAGGTTGATTCACCTTCAGGATCACGGGAGATGCACGCGAGAACAGTACTAGGGATTATAAGGCTTCATGCAGCTAGAGAAATGCTTAGGATCTCGCCACCCGTTCCCAAGAATTTTTTAATGTTTGATTTGCTCGATGAGTTGCCAAAGGGAGACTATGTGCTTGAAGAGCTTGCCGCGAGTTTGAAGAAAGCTGACACTGGACACTCATGTAGTGCTAGCTCAATCTTGAGAAGCCTGAATATCTCCCTGTCACTGGTTCCAAGTGAAGCGGCAAAAGAAATCGACGACAACAGCCGCCTCCCAGTCCAAAATGACAGCGTCTCATCATTGGAGAGTGCTATTGATCAAGCAAGAGAGGAAGCAAAGGAAATTGAAAAGGCCAAAGCTACTGTTGAGGAGCTCAAAGGGGAAGGAATGGGGAACAGTGTCCAGGTTCTTATGGTAAGTGCTGccggttgattcaagaaaatgcaTGCATATCATGTCTCCTATATAATTATAAATTTAGGGAAGGTGAAAGAGAGAAAAAACAGGTATTCATAACCAGTACTGAAGCTTGAGAACCATAGTTAGAACTTCGTATCACCTTATATTAATTGAAGATTTTCTGAATATGCATTTACACTAGGCTGATGCATTGTTTCAAAATAGCCTAACGAAATGtcctttttatatatattttaatctTTACTATTTAGGGTCTTCTCAAACCATTTGGGAGGTTAGTTCCTTATCTTCAAGAGGTGTTTTCATGGGAGAGACCATTATGTAGTTCCATTGCTATGTTGACTGCGCTTCTAGTTATTTACACGTAAGTATTTTAATTCCTTCTATATTATTTATCTTAGTTGAAGAAACTGGACTGAAAAATCTGGAAAAGACTAATGGATCGGATGTTTGCAAATATAGAGAGTGTGTTGGCAAAGCAATAGCAGCTCTCTTATTGGGGACGGTTGGTACAATGCTATGGGCAAGACAAAGAAGGATAGTAGAAAAGGCGAATAAAATAGTTATCTATACTGGATCTGATCAGACAACGATGGAAAGCATAGTGTCAGCACAACACGGACTAAGAAATGTCTATGACTTGGTTCAGAGCATGAACGTAATACTACTGAAAATCTGGTCCATATTGGTTTCAAAGGCTCCAAAGGTACCAACTGTTCTAGCTGATATTCGTTTAGGAAATTTCTCGAGATATAGCGAAAATGTTAATGGACTCATCTTTTGTAATTCTTTCCTAAACTTTGTCGTAACAGATGACCTGGATCCTTTACTAATTTTTGATGGGTGGTTACAGCATGCAGATTTGGTAATGGTGGCAATGGTTGGTGCAGCTGTAATATTAGCGGTGGTTCCTTTCAAGTTTATCCTTATGGCTTTGACATTGTGCCTCTTTGTGGCGACATCAAAGATTGGGAAATACATGCAAGATGAGAAAGTAGATCGGAGATTAAAGGAGTGGTGGGACTCTATACCCATCGTGCCAGTTGAATTTGTGGAAAAGTTACCTGATTCATAATATTGGAGGGATTCCATAGTCGGGGTATATCCCTTCCCTTTCATTTAAGTTTATATCAGGTCAAATTTTTTTTCCGTGCGTTTTGTGTTGGTTCGTTCTCTTAGTTTGATCACTTCTGGAAAATTTCATTCAGTATTGATCATGTGTGATCACAGGGAACAGTGAAGACAATCCAATGATCAGGCACAAAAATTGGAACGACTTGTCAGGAAAGTTAAATATAATACTACTACAGTTTACACACACCTCGTGTATAAAGTCAGAAATACGGTGAAATTTGATACCTCCATGTTTGAAATTTGACACAAGCCAACCCTTCCCTCTCTCTAATGTTTCCTTTGATCTACGAGAATGAGATTACATAGACAGTGTTGGTAAAAGGAACTCTCTTACAGTTGTAGAGTACATTTGTGACTGCAAGAAGATTGAGGTTGAATGATTATTTAGCGCTCCCTGCACCCTTTGTAGaactttaattgatttattttacTTTTATGGATGTAATCTGAAAGCAGTGAGCAGAGTTCACTATGCTTAAATCACAGACTCTGAAATTATTTCTTGTGTCTGTATAATATATAGTTTTCAAGTTATATCATGGATGTGTTCGTGATATCATAACTATTCAAGTAAGTATTACTGCTATTCATATAGTACTCAAAAGTTTTGATATCATTATTACTCCTTCCGTCCCAGTTCACGTGAAGTATTTTCTTTTTGGTTCGTTCATAAAAGAATGACcgctttctaaatttggaaacaatttagttCAAGCTTACAATTCTACCGTTAATGAAGAACTTTTATAAGGGAGAAATTccaaaatagccagatttacaactggtcgttcaaaaatagcccagtttcaaaagtaatcaaaatttagtcatattttatgtaaagataaatctgagcaaaaacactgttcaaaacccggaaaatacgccagtatattatactggaattccagcataagtatgcttgaactctagcatattatactggagttccaggataagtatgctggaactccaacataagtacactaggactccagcataatatactggagttccagcaagtataattgtccagtataatatactggagtcagcaaagtataccggtccagcataatatgctggagttcatacacaggtgcaccgaactccaatatattatgctggaccggtatatgttgcagcaaaataatggttaTGTTTCATTGACTttgtaaacgctggctatttttgaatgatcagtccgaaaactggctataccgtgctatttttatcttttataatcacacaaatatttTGGGGCCCTTTTTGATTTGTTTATgaccacaaattttaaaaaatattcattttttcttaaatttcatgcACAGtcataaattaaaacggaggaagtaaatttaatttaatatatgtttttttctgaaaaatatttttcattcacCGACCAAATAATATGTTCAATAGAACATAAAATATTTTTGATGGTAAATGCTTCTGTCATACCAAAcgcagaagaagaaaacaaaaatttttaaaaaaacaaaaaacagaaaaatTTTGAGCTTTACTTGTTTTAACACTCCAGGTGACGAGCCTAACACGTGCTCTAAAACAGCGGCAGACAGGAAAAGTCCTTTTAGCCGTTGCATAAACCTTAACGCTTAACAACCTAAAATAAATTTCCCCCGTCGTTTCCAATCTTCGTCTATTCTTTTGCACCTCTGCAATTCTTCGCCATCATCGCAGTTATCGCCGAGTTTTGGCGACAAAAAATGTCGCAAACCCTAGTTTCCCCTTTGATACGCATTGTACAGACAACACCCACCTCAATTGCGAACCCAATAAGGCCAAATTATCATCGGCCACCGTCTACTTTTCCGGTCATCTCCCACCGGCAACTCCCGGTTCAGCGTTTACAGTCATCGCGCAGTAAATTGAGGAGTTTCTCAGCTCATGCATTTGATCTCAAAGGTGGCCAAGggtatgtttttttttttcttccaaaaattactGTAGCTTCTATTCAAACTCATCCTATGTGACAACATAGTTGCATTCATGCTTGGTTAAATGATGAGGGTTGTTAGGTTGAAGATCGATATAAAATAAGTCTAATTATGTTAAATTCTCTCAACACTGAATTTATTGGCATGTGTGACTTAGTGCGGTGTGTACACCAAACCAAGCAATTTAACCTTGGCAGTTAAAAGTTAAAGTGATAATACCACTTAAGCATGATTTTACTGATAAATGTGCTGatgaaatcatacacaagatttTCATTAATGggtgtcaaaatataaaaaattgaaCATATGAAGAAGCCAAGAGGATTTAACATGtggtatatatacatatttttgttTACCAAGGGCTTATGTAGTGGGTTTCAACTAGTTTGGATTTGAGATATAGTTGATTGATTGGCTAGATTGAATTTAGAACTATGTTTTCTCCATCGGTATAAGGGGTTTATGACTTATCCAACTTCTATAATGGAGGACAACTCACTGATtcaattttaatatatttttccCTTCAGATTTCTGGAAAAAAGCTATTTTGGAAGAGAATCAGGAGAATCTTTGATCTTTATTAGTCGAGCATTATTTTGGATTTACCTTtctgtaatttaattaaatttcAGCAAGAATTGATGTTTTCAATTTGCTCTTTGACATAGTCAATCTTTTTCTACTGATTATGAGCTTACAGTATGCTCTTTGCTTTGCAGAATGAGTGAATTCCATGAGATTGAACTCAAAGTCCGGGACTATGAATTGGATCAGTATGGTGTTGTAAACAATGCTATTTATGCAAGTTATTGCCAACATTGTAAGGTTTTCTGTTTCAATCTACACTTAAGTGATTTACTCCTAGCATATTAATTATGTGCTATCATTCATCAAACAAAGATTATACCTGtgctttttctttaattaaaaaggaaaattctGATCAAGGGAGAAAACTCTATCGGTAACTGGTGTTAGTTGAAATTAATGGAAAAGGATCTTTTATATCTGTTCTATGATACTTTTTGTGAACGTATAGTTAGCTCATCTGTTAGCCTTGATTATGGAATTTGTTTTCTCTCTCAATAACTTGAGATTATGTTATCTAAAATTTGAATAAGGAATATGATTTGCTTTGCTCTGCTTATTAGTAAAATATTGTTGAATCCCAAGATCAAAGGGAATTTTGTGGTTAACAACTGTTTGAATCTTATGCTTTACACATACTGCATTTAAGGATAACAGCCTATATGCACTTTGTATGTGAACTTAAGAAAAATCGTCTCTATACGCACTTGGTTGCTGCAACTGTTATTTGCCAGAATTTTGCTCAATTGTAAATTATATCTCATATTGAAAAGGAGGTCAGTTTAATTAATCTAATGACATGTCTATTCAAAATGTTGTGACGCAATTGTCATGGATCTTTACCTGTGATGCTTAACCAAGGTTTATCACAAATTCAAGTCTTTCCAATGTAATAAGAACTATTATGCGTGATGTGTCTATACTGATTGAGAATCTTACTTAACCAATATAAATTTTATGGTTTTTCCATAAATTTATATCACATGTTGCTAGTTCCTCCACTGTTGTTGATTACTTCTTTGCTTTGCTCCACTAACTCTTTTCGTTTTCGTGGGAAAAATGACGTGGGAAAACGGGAAGTGCAAACTCAAATTTTTTAATCAAAGTTTTTTGTCAAGATCATTACTTCTAAGGATTTAGCATAACTCTTTATCTGTGTCAAAATCATTACTTTAAAGGATTTAAACTAGCTCAATAAGAAAACTAATTTAAACTAACTGCTGAAGATAGTTTCTTATGGTAAATTCCAATATTGGGGCTAGTGTATGTAATAACCcaattttttatatatacttattaattatgggattggataattaattttatttataattattgGGTCAAACACTAAGTGGAAGAaaatttattataatatataaGATAGTGTATTAAATAAGTGGCTAGTGGACCAATTACATATTACAAATTGAGAATTAGAGGTAAGTAACTTTAGTTATTATTTAAAAGGTTAACAAGTGGGCTAAGCCCATCCTTTTTAATATCCTCATGTCAGATTTATCTTAGGAATTATACTATGGTTacatttgataaagaaaaaaaaggaatcaaACGGTGAGGCCTCGGGATATTGTTGGTAACGTGAAAGAGCTAGCCTAAGGAATTTATAGTGTTAGTTATGAAAGTTAACTTTGGTTAATTACAGGTTGTTGTAATTCTTTTGTGAAAGAATTATAACGATGACAATAATGAATTAATGATGTTGTAATGATTGGAAGTAATtattaaataataattatattGTAATAGTTGTGCAATGATTAAGGAATTAAAGATATGTTTGATTACAATTTGAGAAGAAAAGTTACGGCTTGTGCTAGTTCTGTTATGGTAATTTGTGACCCATAATGATTGACTCCAATGATTTAGTAATGATAATGAGAATGATTAGGAATAGAATAATTGTATAGGTAATAATTATGCCATGATTGATGAATTAATATGGAATGATTATAGAATTTGCTATGAAGCATTTTTATTGCTGATAACAATTTTGATTTTCACTCCTTTAAATTAGGGATATAATAATTTGCTAATAATTGGACAAATAATTATAGTAATTATTATATAAGGATGAGATTTAGAAATTGGTTGGAAAATCTAT comes from the Nicotiana sylvestris chromosome 4, ASM39365v2, whole genome shotgun sequence genome and includes:
- the LOC104243517 gene encoding uncharacterized protein isoform X2; translation: MEGYSRKLVEFCCSKALIDMCSELEETIDDGSFIRFTFDMMLAWEMPTSAEEEIHGESLAKEKENEKVVSEMPQEQDDIPLFYSDILPFLVSHKPSAGEDAFLWLSTIVHLVADVVNGRFTFETLTAPTENRLHFPAYNLFLKEIIKCIKHLQKQETPTGVDMADDEVILHVEGTASSQRVVRHIGGASWPGRLTLTNYALYFEESGVISYKDAIKLNLSEDFEQSIKPAATGPWGAPLFDKAIFYESSELEESVVLEFPEMTSSTRRDHWLALIKEVIFLHRFLRKFKVDSPSGSREMHARTVLGIIRLHAAREMLRISPPVPKNFLMFDLLDELPKGDYVLEELAASLKKADTGHSCSASSILRSLNISLSLVPSEAAKEIDDNSRLPVQNDSVSSLESAIDQAREEAKEIEKAKATVEELKGEGMGNSVQVLMGLLKPFGRLVPYLQEVFSWERPLCSSIAMLTALLVIYTECVGKAIAALLLGTVGTMLWARQRRIVEKANKIVIYTGSDQTTMESIVSAQHGLRNVYDLVQSMNVILLKIWSILVSKAPKHADLVMVAMVGAAVILAVVPFKFILMALTLCLFVATSKIGKYMQDEKVDRRLKEWWDSIPIVPVEFVEKLPDS
- the LOC104243517 gene encoding uncharacterized protein isoform X1; the protein is MEMKHLSSIANDVICRCAQKLDTSVDKIVHEFEAGWEPEMEGYSRKLVEFCCSKALIDMCSELEETIDDGSFIRFTFDMMLAWEMPTSAEEEIHGESLAKEKENEKVVSEMPQEQDDIPLFYSDILPFLVSHKPSAGEDAFLWLSTIVHLVADVVNGRFTFETLTAPTENRLHFPAYNLFLKEIIKCIKHLQKQETPTGVDMADDEVILHVEGTASSQRVVRHIGGASWPGRLTLTNYALYFEESGVISYKDAIKLNLSEDFEQSIKPAATGPWGAPLFDKAIFYESSELEESVVLEFPEMTSSTRRDHWLALIKEVIFLHRFLRKFKVDSPSGSREMHARTVLGIIRLHAAREMLRISPPVPKNFLMFDLLDELPKGDYVLEELAASLKKADTGHSCSASSILRSLNISLSLVPSEAAKEIDDNSRLPVQNDSVSSLESAIDQAREEAKEIEKAKATVEELKGEGMGNSVQVLMGLLKPFGRLVPYLQEVFSWERPLCSSIAMLTALLVIYTECVGKAIAALLLGTVGTMLWARQRRIVEKANKIVIYTGSDQTTMESIVSAQHGLRNVYDLVQSMNVILLKIWSILVSKAPKHADLVMVAMVGAAVILAVVPFKFILMALTLCLFVATSKIGKYMQDEKVDRRLKEWWDSIPIVPVEFVEKLPDS